The Hermetia illucens chromosome 2, iHerIll2.2.curated.20191125, whole genome shotgun sequence genomic interval caacatattttttcttcttcggtagCACTGCATACAGTCGATTTATTACCATCTTCCACGTTTTATCATTATAAGCAAAAAAGACTCATCAAAAAGGTAAAACCGAATTCAGAATTACGTCCCTTGCAAAGCAAGGCCCTCAGGAAGtcaggaagaaatttgtcatcaACAACGGCATGAAACCCAATTATCCCACCAAGGCTATATCTACAAGTTCATTGAAAATATGtacctacgaattatattcatgtCAAATTTTCCATAGAACAAACTCaactcaaaatattataatttgacATTTAAAAATATCACCCATAATGAAAAATTGGTCCCCATCTCTTCGGCACATTACTCTTGCCTAAGAAAACTATGACTAACCTCCTATTTTCACTTCAAAGATTACCCCAAACTGAACAATAACCATAAATTGCACTTAAATTCCGTTTATTTATTAATCACCAATCAAAAAAGTTATCCACCatgcaaagttgaaataaaAAGAACGTTGTCATTCGGCTGCAGCTCATATTCCAATTCACcctaaaaaaaaacagagaaaCTGTTCAGGAAACTTGTTTAAGGACTTTCTCTATTAATTCATTTACCAATAATTCCCAGTCGGCATCATTCACTAAAACTAAAATTCCCGGTCGCCTGGAAAAATTGAACTTGAAAAACTCTCTTCCTCTCAAGCAAGatatttgcgaatttttacttACACTGAGTCATTCTGGAGGAACAGTTCTGGCCGTTCTCTTAGCAGATTGTCTCGTATCCACCCCAATAGCTCCTTTATTTTCCCTGGAAAGAAATAAGAAGTTAATGCAAGAAATGAAGGGGAGTCAGGGCAACTTACAAGTTTTGCTTCCGTCCAGCGTAACTTGCCGCTTTTTCACGTTATCGAACAGGAGCTCAGCGCCGCCACTACGAAAAaaagagcagaacagactaaGTCTTAGTTAATTAAATCAAATCAAAGCAAACTCACCCGAATTCTAAAACTAAAGGTAAATCCGTGCCGCCCATACTGAAACAAACGAATCCAAAGCTACCTCATAACCTGCAATGAGTGTCCACGGCATGAACCAAAATAGAGTGAAGTTTGCTGTCGTGCTGGAAACATACCCAGGCGGGATGTCGCTTTGAATGAAACTGAATGAGGTTTTTATATTGCTTTTATTGAACTACTTTGGCCTATAATCTACCGCTAATTATTAGTCCCGCCTTTGCGATTACTTTCGATTGGTTCAGATTTGTTGAGTCTGAAATCGATTGGCTTGTCGTAGCCCATGATTTTCACATAGTGTTCAGTGTCGGAGAACATTGTGGGCTCGACGAAGAGCGGCACTTTGCCTACTACAAATGAGGTAAACATTCCTGGCACGTCTGGCACTTTCACATCTGACGCCTTGAATTTTGTCTGTGAACAAGCAAAAAAACGATAAAAAATGTCCCAGGACGACAAAATATATTCCACAAAATCCTACCTCAATCTTTGTCAAGAAGATTGATATCGTTGTGGCTGTATATTCCTCTGTGCTCGGATTGTAATGTATATGCGTGACATACTTTTTCGTTATAAAATGCAGCAGGACCGGCGTTACAAAGGTGAAAAACCCAACAAATCCGCACATCAAAACTATGATCGGGGTCCCACCGAGTTTGCCGGCTTGTTCGTAGATGACAGGTTGCGCTGCTAATCCTGTGAGGCTCGTTGTGAGGGAAAAGACTTTCACTGCCTTCATTCGAGATGTTAAGGAGCCATGGTAGATTAATTCTGGTTTATCTGGACTGGATTTTCCAGGTTCTGTTGCCAAAGTTCTAAGCGCAAATCCAATTCGACGGGACACATAACCTTGCTTCAGGTTAGATTTTAATGGAATTGAAGCAATCGAGTGATGATTTCGGGCGAGACAGGTTGTTATCGAAAAAATACGCGACGAAAACATAGTTTCAGGACTATATCACCGAATATATATCACGAAAACGGGGAATAAGGCAATCCTTGCAGGCGATTTGCAATCAACTACGATTGAAATGACAACTGATTTCAGATGCCCTCAAACTGTAAATGAAAACTTTCCTTGAAAGTGGTGGTCCAAAATCCAAGATGCaatccaaaaatatttaatgtagATGCAGATCTACTTGCCTTTTGCATGATTTATAACGGCTATGCCCGGAGAGCTAATttatttgatattattttttgttagcgaatgaatgaatgaattctaACAAACAGTAAATGTTCTTATAGCCACGCAAcagaaggagggcatttttccttgtcgctggaaggtgaccAGACtcacgctgatcagcaagggaaaaggacaCCCAGAGCTCCAGTCTGCATATCGACCGCTAAGTACATATGCTTGAAacagccgggaaagtgctcgagatgctcatcaggagtagactcgttgaagcgatcagcgatcagaaatgccttcaattccgtaagatggacagatatgctcggcacattagaaaactcattccacgctatttcttgcggatattgagggattatctgaaagaccgctccctgctctatgagaccctAGAAGAACAGAGAAAAATGCAAATCACGTcaagagtagcacagggatccgtcctagggccggacctttcgaacgcttcctacgatagcctGCTGAGACTCGGTAAGCCTGAAGAGTCGCGtgtggtcagttatgcagacgacgttgcggcactggttgccggacgcactgttgaacaggcgcaaagcagacttggcatattgacgcCACGGGTAAGCGGGATGGAGACTGCTCATGGTTTAAGCCTTGTGTTGAAAAAGCCCGAAATAGTGTATCAAACGGTGCCAGACTAGTTCTCTCATGACAGAGAGGTGTttcgttggtagtccgacagctcGATTCGGAAagctcatttattaattatgatcatcaacagcgcaacaaccagtatccgatgtaggcctgccttaataaggaactccagacaaacgaccgattttgcgccgaggtccaccaattcgatatccctaaaagctgtctggcgtcctgacctacaccatcactccatctcaggcagggtctgccttgtcttctttctgtaccatagacattgccttatacattttccgggctggatcatcctcatccatacggagtagGTGCCGCAAAtttttgagcaggattttatccacaaccagacgatcatggtatcactcatagatttcatcgttattaaggctacggaatcgtccatcctcatgtaggtggcccaaaaattcttcggactattcttctctcgaaagcagtctagagttcccaatttttcttgttgttgttcagtagttcatcaaagtactcaac includes:
- the LOC119650030 gene encoding ubiquitin-related modifier 1 homolog — encoded protein: MGGTDLPLVLEFGGGAELLFDNVKKRQVTLDGSKTWKIKELLGWIRDNLLRERPELFLQNDSVRPGILVLVNDADWELLGELEYELQPNDNVLFISTLHGG
- the LOC119650029 gene encoding transmembrane protein 70 homolog, mitochondrial — encoded protein: MFSSRIFSITTCLARNHHSIASIPLKSNLKQGYVSRRIGFALRTLATEPGKSSPDKPELIYHGSLTSRMKAVKVFSLTTSLTGLAAQPVIYEQAGKLGGTPIIVLMCGFVGFFTFVTPVLLHFITKKYVTHIHYNPSTEEYTATTISIFLTKIETKFKASDVKVPDVPGMFTSFVVGKVPLFVEPTMFSDTEHYVKIMGYDKPIDFRLNKSEPIESNRKGGTNN